The Stappia sp. genome window below encodes:
- a CDS encoding histidine phosphatase family protein, with protein MVKRLRLAKTRPRRFGARLGALWILALVTLMPGSAAQASEAAWAALDEPGTVAIMRHALAPGTGDPADFALDDCTTQRNLDERGRDQARAIGAAFRARGIAVDRVLTSQWCRCRETAELLDLGPVEDLPALNSFFGNRAAGPEQTRATRAFLRDTAGTARLMLVTHQVNITALTGVFPASGEVIVGRMGGNGFEVLGTIEIAP; from the coding sequence ATGGTCAAGCGCTTGCGCCTTGCCAAGACACGCCCCCGGCGCTTCGGGGCGCGCCTTGGCGCGCTCTGGATCCTTGCGCTCGTGACGCTGATGCCGGGATCGGCGGCGCAGGCTTCCGAAGCCGCATGGGCGGCGCTGGACGAGCCCGGCACGGTCGCGATCATGCGCCATGCGCTGGCGCCGGGCACCGGCGATCCGGCCGATTTCGCGCTGGACGACTGCACCACCCAGCGCAATCTCGACGAGCGCGGCCGCGACCAGGCCCGCGCCATCGGCGCGGCGTTTCGCGCGCGCGGGATCGCGGTCGACCGAGTGCTCACCTCGCAATGGTGCCGCTGCCGCGAGACGGCCGAACTGCTCGATCTCGGACCGGTCGAGGATCTGCCAGCGCTCAATTCCTTCTTTGGCAACCGCGCGGCCGGCCCGGAGCAGACGCGGGCCACGCGCGCCTTCCTGCGCGACACCGCCGGCACGGCCCGGCTGATGCTGGTCACCCATCAGGTCAATATCACCGCGCTGACCGGGGTCTTTCCCGCCTCCGGCGAGGTGATCGTCGGGCGGATGGGCGGCAACGGCTTCGAGGTGCTCGGCACCATCGAGATCGCCCCGTGA